From the genome of Deinococcus sp. JMULE3, one region includes:
- the rnr gene encoding ribonuclease R, translated as MPKTKKTEAVPGTERTGTDITKTTPAKRGAKKTAAQTEPKKAASTPARPAKNSASTSAAKKPATPRAKKAAAVTSEPVAEAVSPAEGITVAETVTTPVQAAPKRGARKAAPTPAPVEHAPAEATPAEAGSADVTAEVEATPAPASEPQPVKARRGRPAKAKTAPAAQPDIQEPATTQPVQTTRGRKGRAAAVEAADTGTVTTVETQPVEVTPAEQAPAARAKTGRRSSKAEVAPLPDVEPAPVVEAAPVVEEAPVEVTAPRRQAGRGRQKASEPTPAPTVELEPEVQADLAPTGAAAVEVQAGPAVKSARRGRKPKAAPVQDAAASEPEVVAEAQPAAAPAESEPVILEVPRKRGGRRKSTLPSAPLEDVLTGVEAVTSEPQTTEVAAEAVEVEPVAAEPVVTEAPAAASKGRRGRKKKPETTPAPTPVAADEPTPVADQGTESDEEGAEEPVPGADPLQSIVVAQLRKLGRPVHVRDLERTFTRQTMNRLGGWRELTDLLDGLVEDGQVIRTRKKTYGLPEAMSLIRGRFQASAAGFGFVIPDSGGDDYYVPAEQTLEAWNGDIVLVRQEGRGDSRDDRGRGGSRRGQRGDGNPRASVVRIVQRAYRQLVGTLEFHHGHPILKPDDHRARHRILLLPEGLDGLEAGARVVTELFWPEHTGEDEVFGQVSRVLGDQDDPFTETEAVIVKFGLRGDFPPEVLEQANAIPTQIPEEALKGRLDLRGFNIFTVDGRDAKDFDDAIHIQPTPEGTFVVGVHIADVSHYVQEGSPLDVEAYARATSVYLPGRVLPMLPEHLSNGVCSLVPYEDRLTMTALVELSAEGEILKVQLAPSVINSKARLTYDEVQAYSEATATLPEHARHLEGDLHLLLKITTKLRQKRLREGSLDFKLREVKVDVGPDGRMELIPIREETARGMIEDLMLLANKVVAHELIQREIPALFRIHEEPTLQRFQDVTNAIGRMGLAFPGGEPTPQAYQAVLKQVRGTPRESVVNTLLLRSMQQAKYAGENLGHFGLAFAEYLHFTSPIRRYPDLLVHRVLRGMLSGELKASSRAVAQLQSRLPGMGEHTSERERAATEAERDLTKYYQAKWAQEHLGESFPGTVSGVVSSGLFVALDNGVEGKLHISHLDDDYYVFIEDAQILRGRSRGRSFRLGDPVHVTIQAVNPLARQTDFTMADPTDPDYRPGDLHQETDMDSPVKPRARRRDDREQEKREKLQSLPVSEPKKFTLEDPSNRPTLSPSAGGRTGRGRGQGQGQGQATREGRGERAGQGGRTFGGVSMGRSRRVITLERPRNEHLRPVNITVQRMYFGDWTLENMPPEDGQGGGRGGRPPMRERGGGERGRGFTRGGNDRGAVQRVNGRQQGQGQGRQRESAPVQAPQAAPAPVQDAGGEDAKRRRRRRGRRGGGSTPSQS; from the coding sequence ATGCCGAAAACGAAGAAGACGGAAGCGGTGCCCGGCACCGAGAGGACCGGCACCGACATCACCAAGACCACCCCAGCCAAGCGCGGCGCGAAGAAGACGGCCGCCCAGACCGAACCGAAGAAGGCCGCCAGCACGCCGGCCCGCCCGGCGAAGAACAGCGCCAGCACGTCTGCCGCGAAAAAACCCGCCACCCCCCGCGCGAAGAAGGCTGCGGCAGTCACGTCTGAACCTGTCGCCGAGGCAGTTTCCCCCGCCGAAGGCATCACCGTCGCCGAGACGGTCACGACCCCCGTGCAGGCCGCGCCGAAGCGCGGCGCCCGCAAGGCGGCCCCGACTCCCGCACCCGTGGAACATGCCCCAGCTGAGGCAACCCCAGCCGAGGCAGGTTCCGCCGACGTGACTGCCGAGGTCGAGGCGACCCCTGCGCCCGCGTCCGAGCCGCAGCCCGTGAAGGCTCGCCGTGGCCGTCCGGCGAAGGCGAAGACCGCGCCCGCCGCGCAGCCCGACATTCAGGAGCCCGCCACGACGCAGCCGGTTCAGACCACCCGTGGGCGGAAAGGGCGCGCGGCAGCGGTGGAAGCGGCCGACACCGGAACGGTCACCACCGTGGAAACTCAGCCTGTCGAGGTCACCCCGGCGGAGCAGGCGCCCGCTGCCCGTGCGAAGACCGGGCGCCGCTCCAGTAAGGCCGAGGTCGCGCCCCTGCCGGACGTCGAGCCCGCGCCCGTCGTCGAGGCGGCACCTGTTGTCGAGGAGGCACCTGTAGAGGTCACTGCGCCCAGACGGCAGGCGGGTCGTGGTCGCCAGAAAGCCAGCGAGCCCACGCCCGCACCGACGGTGGAGCTTGAGCCCGAAGTGCAGGCGGACCTCGCACCGACCGGGGCGGCTGCCGTCGAGGTTCAGGCCGGGCCTGCCGTGAAGTCTGCCCGCCGGGGCCGCAAGCCCAAGGCGGCGCCCGTGCAGGACGCTGCGGCCAGCGAGCCGGAGGTCGTGGCGGAGGCCCAGCCCGCAGCGGCACCTGCGGAGTCCGAGCCGGTGATCCTGGAGGTGCCCCGCAAGCGTGGTGGCCGCCGCAAGAGCACGCTGCCGAGCGCTCCGCTGGAGGACGTCCTGACCGGCGTGGAGGCCGTCACGAGCGAGCCTCAGACGACTGAGGTCGCAGCCGAGGCTGTCGAGGTTGAACCGGTCGCCGCTGAGCCTGTGGTGACGGAGGCGCCCGCGGCAGCATCGAAGGGTCGCCGGGGCCGCAAGAAGAAACCGGAGACGACCCCCGCGCCCACCCCGGTAGCGGCTGATGAGCCCACCCCGGTCGCGGATCAGGGAACGGAATCCGACGAGGAGGGGGCCGAGGAGCCTGTGCCCGGCGCGGACCCGCTGCAGTCCATCGTGGTGGCGCAACTGCGCAAGCTGGGTCGCCCGGTGCACGTGCGGGATCTGGAGCGCACCTTCACGCGTCAGACCATGAACCGCCTGGGCGGCTGGCGTGAACTGACGGACCTGCTGGACGGCCTGGTCGAGGACGGGCAGGTCATCCGGACCCGCAAGAAGACGTACGGGCTGCCCGAGGCGATGAGCCTCATCCGTGGGCGCTTCCAGGCGTCGGCGGCGGGCTTCGGCTTCGTGATTCCGGACAGTGGCGGGGACGACTACTACGTGCCGGCCGAGCAGACGCTGGAAGCCTGGAACGGCGACATCGTGCTGGTGCGCCAGGAGGGCCGGGGGGACAGCCGGGACGACCGGGGCCGGGGCGGGTCGCGCCGCGGTCAGCGTGGGGACGGCAATCCCCGCGCGAGCGTCGTGCGGATCGTGCAGCGCGCCTACCGTCAGCTGGTGGGGACGCTGGAATTCCACCACGGGCACCCGATCCTGAAGCCGGACGATCACCGCGCGCGGCACCGCATTCTGCTGCTGCCCGAGGGTCTGGACGGTCTGGAGGCCGGGGCGCGCGTCGTGACCGAGCTGTTCTGGCCCGAGCACACGGGCGAGGACGAGGTATTCGGGCAGGTGTCGCGCGTGCTGGGTGACCAGGATGATCCCTTCACCGAGACGGAGGCCGTGATCGTGAAGTTCGGTCTGCGCGGCGACTTCCCGCCCGAGGTGCTGGAGCAGGCGAACGCGATTCCCACCCAGATTCCGGAGGAGGCCCTGAAGGGTCGCCTGGACCTGCGTGGCTTCAACATCTTCACGGTGGACGGCCGGGACGCGAAGGACTTCGACGACGCGATTCACATCCAGCCGACGCCCGAGGGGACGTTCGTGGTGGGCGTGCACATCGCGGACGTGAGCCATTACGTGCAGGAGGGCTCGCCGCTGGACGTGGAGGCGTACGCGCGGGCGACGAGCGTGTACCTGCCGGGCCGGGTGCTGCCCATGCTGCCCGAGCACCTCAGCAACGGCGTGTGCAGCCTCGTGCCGTACGAGGACCGCCTGACCATGACGGCGCTGGTGGAACTGAGTGCCGAGGGCGAGATCCTCAAGGTGCAGCTGGCGCCCAGCGTGATCAACAGCAAGGCCCGCCTGACGTACGACGAGGTGCAGGCGTACAGCGAGGCGACTGCCACGCTGCCCGAACACGCCCGTCACCTCGAAGGTGACCTGCACCTGCTGCTGAAGATCACCACGAAGCTGCGCCAGAAACGCCTGCGTGAGGGCTCGCTGGACTTCAAGCTGCGCGAGGTGAAGGTGGACGTCGGCCCCGACGGGCGGATGGAACTCATCCCGATCCGCGAGGAGACGGCGCGCGGCATGATCGAGGACCTGATGCTGCTGGCGAACAAGGTCGTCGCGCACGAACTGATCCAGCGCGAGATCCCGGCCCTGTTCCGCATTCACGAGGAACCCACCCTGCAGCGCTTCCAGGACGTCACGAACGCCATCGGACGCATGGGGCTGGCCTTCCCCGGCGGGGAACCCACCCCGCAGGCGTACCAGGCGGTGCTGAAGCAGGTGCGGGGCACGCCGCGCGAGAGCGTCGTGAACACGCTGCTGCTGCGCTCCATGCAGCAGGCGAAGTACGCCGGGGAGAACCTGGGGCACTTCGGGCTGGCGTTCGCGGAATACCTGCACTTCACCTCGCCGATCCGCCGCTACCCGGACCTGCTCGTGCACCGCGTGCTGCGCGGGATGCTGTCGGGCGAACTGAAGGCCAGTTCGCGCGCGGTGGCGCAGCTGCAATCTCGCCTGCCCGGCATGGGCGAGCACACCAGTGAGCGGGAACGCGCCGCGACGGAAGCGGAGCGGGACCTCACGAAGTACTACCAGGCGAAGTGGGCGCAGGAGCACCTCGGGGAGTCCTTCCCCGGCACGGTGTCCGGCGTGGTGTCGAGCGGGCTGTTCGTGGCGCTGGACAACGGCGTGGAAGGCAAGCTGCACATCTCCCATCTGGACGACGACTACTACGTGTTCATCGAGGACGCGCAGATCCTGCGTGGCCGCAGCCGCGGGCGGTCGTTCCGCCTGGGCGACCCGGTGCACGTGACCATTCAGGCCGTGAACCCGCTGGCGCGCCAGACGGACTTCACGATGGCCGACCCGACCGACCCGGACTACCGCCCGGGCGACCTTCATCAGGAGACCGATATGGATTCACCCGTCAAACCCCGTGCCCGCCGCCGTGACGACCGCGAGCAGGAAAAACGCGAGAAGCTGCAGAGCCTGCCCGTGAGCGAGCCGAAGAAGTTCACGCTGGAGGACCCCTCGAACCGCCCCACGCTGTCCCCCTCGGCGGGCGGGCGCACCGGGCGCGGGCGCGGCCAGGGTCAGGGGCAGGGGCAGGCCACCCGTGAGGGCCGTGGGGAACGGGCCGGTCAGGGCGGCCGGACGTTCGGCGGGGTCAGCATGGGCCGTTCCCGGCGCGTGATCACGCTGGAACGCCCCCGCAACGAGCACCTGCGTCCGGTGAACATCACGGTGCAGCGCATGTACTTCGGGGACTGGACGCTGGAGAACATGCCGCCCGAGGACGGTCAGGGCGGCGGGCGCGGCGGGCGTCCCCCCATGCGTGAACGGGGCGGCGGGGAGCGTGGGCGTGGTTTCACGCGCGGCGGGAACGACCGGGGCGCGGTGCAGCGCGTGAACGGCCGTCAGCAGGGCCAGGGGCAGGGTCGTCAGAGGGAGTCCGCTCCGGTGCAGGCGCCGCAGGCTGCGCCCGCCCCGGTGCAGGACGCGGGCGGTGAGGACGCCAAGCGCCGCCGTCGCCGCCGGGGCCGCCGTGGCGGTGGCAGCACACCCTCGCAGAGCTGA
- a CDS encoding aminotransferase class I/II-fold pyridoxal phosphate-dependent enzyme, whose translation MWESRRAAAVPGSVFALMDAAKGRARAAGLEIVDLSIGSSDLPPPDVVLEVLRGATRDPGTYRYPLFSDTAPLREAAAGYLARRFGVRLDPAREVLPLIGAQEGLAHLLLAVTDPGDTLLLPDPCYPPYLGAAAVAGLNVVTLPLRPESGFLPDLDAVPEGVRPRVLLLNYPNNPTSAVADAAFFRRAAAWCRARGALLVHDHPYAELTFGAYRAPSALEAGLEGVVELHSLSKTHHMGGFRVGFAAGDAGVIAALARVKGAVDFHPYLGIQRAAAHALSLPDEVGRAGAAVFEARRDALIPALRDLEWEVTTPEASMYAWARVPGLRDSVAFAVRAAETTGVAVSPGAAFGAGGEGFVRFALVQPPEILRGAARRLGTVPVQ comes from the coding sequence ATGTGGGAGTCACGGCGGGCGGCGGCGGTGCCGGGCAGCGTGTTTGCGCTGATGGATGCCGCGAAGGGGCGGGCGCGGGCGGCGGGGCTGGAGATCGTGGATCTGAGTATCGGGAGCAGTGACCTTCCGCCGCCAGACGTGGTGCTGGAGGTGCTGCGCGGGGCGACGCGCGATCCGGGGACGTACCGCTACCCGCTGTTCAGCGACACGGCTCCGCTGCGTGAGGCGGCGGCGGGTTATCTGGCACGCCGCTTCGGTGTTCGGCTGGACCCGGCGAGGGAGGTGCTGCCGCTGATCGGCGCGCAGGAGGGCCTCGCGCACCTGCTGCTGGCGGTGACCGATCCGGGGGACACGCTGCTGCTCCCGGACCCCTGTTACCCGCCGTACCTGGGGGCAGCGGCGGTGGCGGGCCTGAACGTGGTCACGCTGCCGCTGCGGCCCGAGTCGGGGTTCCTGCCGGACCTGGACGCCGTACCGGAGGGCGTGCGGCCCCGGGTACTGCTGCTGAACTACCCGAACAATCCGACGTCGGCGGTGGCGGACGCGGCGTTCTTCCGGCGGGCGGCGGCGTGGTGCCGGGCGCGGGGGGCGCTGCTGGTGCATGACCACCCGTACGCGGAGCTGACCTTCGGGGCGTACCGCGCGCCGAGTGCGCTGGAGGCCGGGCTGGAGGGTGTGGTGGAGCTGCACTCGCTGAGCAAGACGCACCACATGGGGGGCTTCCGGGTGGGCTTCGCGGCGGGGGACGCGGGCGTGATCGCGGCCCTGGCGCGGGTGAAGGGCGCGGTTGATTTCCACCCGTACCTGGGCATCCAGCGGGCGGCGGCGCACGCGCTGTCCCTGCCGGACGAGGTGGGCCGGGCAGGCGCGGCGGTGTTCGAGGCCCGGCGGGACGCCCTGATCCCGGCCCTGCGGGACCTGGAGTGGGAGGTGACGACGCCCGAGGCGAGCATGTACGCCTGGGCGCGCGTGCCGGGCCTGCGGGACAGCGTGGCGTTCGCGGTGCGCGCCGCCGAGACGACGGGCGTGGCGGTCAGTCCCGGCGCGGCCTTCGGGGCGGGCGGCGAGGGCTTCGTCCGGTTCGCCCTGGTACAGCCGCCCGAGATCCTGCGCGGGGCCGCGCGGCGGTTGGGGACGGTGCCAGTCCAGTAA
- a CDS encoding exodeoxyribonuclease III, whose protein sequence is MTDGLKVTTLNVNGIRSALRKGLRDWVTREQPDVLLLQEVRADPMPEALADLDYAGAWFPAQKAGYSGVAVLSRRPLSDVRVGMPHAEMDAEGRVLSAVVDGVRFVSVYLPSGSSGPERQGFKDRMLLDFQAWTDALLAEGQPVVIGGDYNIAHRQVDLKNWRSNQKNSGFLPHEREWMTAHLASGLTDTHRECLGEDAAYTWWSNRANAYANNVGWRIDYLLASGVAVQEVRVDREARLSDHAPLSGVIRAGGPLGEG, encoded by the coding sequence ATGACGGACGGTCTGAAGGTCACCACGCTGAACGTGAACGGAATCCGCAGCGCGCTGCGCAAGGGGCTGCGGGACTGGGTCACCCGTGAGCAGCCGGACGTGCTGCTGCTTCAGGAGGTCCGCGCCGATCCGATGCCAGAGGCTCTGGCGGATCTGGACTACGCGGGGGCGTGGTTCCCGGCGCAGAAGGCCGGGTACAGCGGCGTGGCGGTCCTGTCGCGCCGCCCGCTGTCGGACGTCCGGGTGGGCATGCCGCACGCGGAGATGGATGCCGAGGGCCGCGTGCTGAGCGCCGTGGTGGACGGCGTGCGCTTCGTGAGCGTGTACCTGCCCAGCGGCAGCAGCGGTCCCGAGCGGCAGGGCTTCAAGGACCGCATGCTGCTGGACTTCCAGGCGTGGACGGACGCCCTGCTCGCCGAGGGCCAGCCCGTCGTGATCGGCGGGGACTACAACATCGCGCACCGGCAGGTGGACCTGAAGAACTGGCGCTCGAACCAGAAGAACAGCGGCTTTCTCCCGCACGAGCGCGAGTGGATGACCGCGCACCTGGCCTCGGGCCTGACGGACACGCACCGCGAGTGCCTGGGCGAGGACGCCGCGTACACGTGGTGGAGCAACCGCGCGAACGCGTACGCGAACAACGTCGGGTGGCGCATCGACTACCTGCTCGCCTCGGGCGTGGCCGTGCAGGAGGTCCGCGTGGACCGCGAGGCGCGCCTGAGTGACCACGCGCCCCTGAGCGGCGTGATCCGGGCGGGCGGGCCGCTCGGGGAAGGGTAA